Proteins from a genomic interval of bacterium:
- a CDS encoding rod shape-determining protein has translation MLGWFSSDLAIDLGTANTLVYAKGKGIVVSEPSVVAVVKDGRGPDKVRAIGEEAKKMLGRTPGNIVAIRPMKDGVIADFDVTEAMLRHFIERVHNRSSALVRPRIVVAVPSGITSVEKRAVREASLAAGAREVYLIEEPMAAAIGAGLPVTEPSGNMIVDIGGGTTEVAVISLSGVVYSNSARVGGDKMDESIINYVKRKYNLLVGERTAELIKMKIGTAYPTADIDVMEVKGRDLVAGVPKTLEIKSDEVLEALQEPITAVVESVRVALEQTPPELAADIVDKGIVMVGGGALLRNLDVLLREATGLPVMLAEDPLTAVALGTGQTLDELKLLREVTIPS, from the coding sequence ATCCTGGGTTGGTTCTCGAGCGACTTGGCCATCGATCTCGGAACGGCCAACACCCTCGTCTACGCCAAGGGCAAAGGCATCGTGGTGTCCGAACCCAGTGTCGTGGCGGTGGTGAAGGATGGCCGCGGGCCGGACAAGGTCCGGGCCATCGGCGAGGAAGCGAAGAAGATGCTCGGGCGCACGCCGGGCAACATCGTCGCCATCCGTCCGATGAAAGACGGCGTCATCGCCGACTTCGACGTCACGGAGGCGATGCTGCGCCACTTCATCGAGCGTGTGCACAACCGCTCGTCGGCGCTGGTACGCCCGCGCATCGTGGTGGCGGTTCCTTCGGGCATTACATCGGTCGAGAAACGCGCCGTCCGCGAAGCGTCACTCGCTGCCGGAGCGCGCGAGGTCTATCTGATCGAGGAGCCCATGGCCGCCGCAATCGGTGCCGGGCTTCCCGTGACAGAACCGTCGGGCAACATGATCGTCGATATCGGTGGCGGCACGACGGAGGTCGCGGTGATTTCGCTCTCCGGAGTCGTGTATTCCAACTCGGCTCGCGTCGGCGGCGACAAGATGGACGAGTCCATCATCAACTACGTGAAGCGCAAGTACAACTTGCTAGTCGGTGAGCGGACCGCAGAACTGATTAAGATGAAGATCGGTACGGCCTACCCGACGGCGGATATCGACGTCATGGAAGTGAAGGGCCGGGACCTGGTCGCGGGAGTCCCGAAGACACTCGAGATCAAATCCGACGAGGTCCTCGAGGCGTTGCAAGAGCCGATTACAGCGGTGGTCGAGAGCGTGCGTGTTGCCCTCGAGCAGACGCCGCCGGAGCTCGCTGCAGATATCGTGGACAAAGGCATCGTGATGGTGGGGGGCGGTGCCTTGCTGCGAAACCTCGACGTGCTGCTACGGGAGGCCACGGGGCTCCCGGTGATGCTCGCCGAAGATCCGCTGACGGCCGTGGCGCTCGGGACAGGCCAGACGCTCGACGAGCTCAAGCTGCTGCGCGAGGTGACGATCCCGTCGTGA
- the mreC gene encoding rod shape-determining protein MreC, with the protein MGDFLRRIRLPLLFAGLLLLTLVLMLQDRGSPARGTAPVGPESDGSPSAAAPPLEPTGSDLPNSIFEIAAPVQKALASPVDWLGETWANYVALVDLRLENDELMGRLAELEEENLQFREALVASGHLDGIARMREGFEVPLLPAQVVGQDVSSWFHAILVDRGRRADVLSGMPIVSEHGLVGVVTATSLHASRAMLLLDRRSAADAIIQRSRARGIVRGTGSGELEFVFMVRGDDVLPGDVVITSGFGGVYPKGVRVGRVTDVSTDRAELLHKARVTPAVDFGHLEQVFVMLRRAPTMDLLFAGDGDLADPAGEEEAAAKDAVAP; encoded by the coding sequence ATGGGCGATTTTCTGCGCCGCATCCGCCTGCCCCTCCTCTTCGCGGGGCTGCTGCTCCTGACCCTCGTCCTGATGTTGCAGGATCGGGGAAGCCCCGCCCGGGGTACCGCCCCGGTGGGCCCTGAGAGCGACGGCTCGCCCTCGGCTGCGGCGCCGCCTCTGGAACCAACGGGCTCGGATCTTCCCAACTCGATCTTCGAGATCGCCGCGCCGGTGCAGAAGGCGCTGGCAAGCCCGGTGGATTGGCTGGGAGAGACCTGGGCGAACTACGTGGCCCTGGTCGATCTGCGCCTCGAGAATGACGAGTTGATGGGCCGCCTTGCGGAGCTCGAGGAAGAGAACCTCCAGTTTCGCGAAGCACTCGTTGCCAGCGGGCACCTCGACGGCATCGCCCGCATGCGGGAAGGCTTCGAGGTGCCGCTGCTTCCGGCTCAAGTCGTAGGCCAGGATGTGTCTTCCTGGTTTCACGCGATCCTCGTCGATCGCGGCCGCCGTGCGGATGTGCTCTCGGGCATGCCGATCGTTTCGGAGCACGGGCTCGTCGGGGTGGTGACGGCCACCTCGCTTCATGCCAGCCGGGCCATGTTGTTGCTCGATCGGCGCAGTGCCGCCGACGCGATCATTCAGCGCAGTCGCGCTCGAGGCATCGTGCGTGGCACCGGGAGCGGCGAGCTCGAGTTCGTCTTCATGGTTCGTGGTGACGATGTCTTGCCCGGTGACGTCGTGATCACGTCCGGCTTCGGCGGCGTGTATCCGAAGGGCGTCCGCGTCGGCCGCGTGACCGATGTGAGCACGGATCGCGCCGAACTCCTGCACAAGGCACGGGTCACGCCGGCCGTCGATTTCGGTCATCTGGAGCAGGTCTTCGTGATGCTGCGCCGCGCGCCCACGATGGATCTGCTGTTTGCTGGAGACGGGGATCTCGCCGACCCGGCCGGGGAAGAAGAGGCGGCCGCGAAGGACGCGGTGGCACCGTGA